The Apibacter raozihei genome contains a region encoding:
- the bshA gene encoding N-acetyl-alpha-D-glucosaminyl L-malate synthase BshA: MKIGIVCYPTFGGSGIVATQLGMEMAAQGHEAHFISYSLPAKLDITLPNIYFHQVHVKPYPLFEYQPFSLALSTIIVNIVETYGLDLLHVHYAIPHAYAAYFAKQILKEEGIRLPVITTLHGTDITLVGKHPIYKSAVEFSINQSDYITAVSESLKQDTYEVFKIRKEIEVIPNFIDNQLVAPVLPCTRKNFVAEDEKLLIHVSNLRSVKRIDDVMKIFNLVQKQVKSRLLIVGEGPEAETIEHYTHEYQLGDKVKTFGKMLDVQSVLQLADLFLLPSEQESFGLAALEAMACGIPVISSNAGGIKEVNRDGFSGFVSPVGDVEAMAQNAIKLLSQPSLLELFKKQAKEEALLFDKTKILPLYTQLYNKALIH, encoded by the coding sequence ATGAAAATAGGTATTGTCTGTTACCCGACATTCGGCGGAAGTGGAATTGTAGCAACCCAGCTCGGCATGGAAATGGCAGCACAGGGACACGAGGCTCATTTTATCAGTTACAGTTTACCTGCAAAGCTGGATATTACCCTGCCCAATATCTATTTTCATCAGGTACATGTCAAGCCCTATCCGCTTTTCGAATATCAGCCTTTTTCACTGGCTCTATCCACTATCATAGTTAATATCGTGGAAACCTACGGTCTGGATTTGCTTCATGTTCACTATGCTATCCCTCATGCCTACGCCGCCTACTTTGCCAAACAGATACTAAAAGAAGAAGGCATCCGCCTGCCTGTGATCACCACACTGCACGGAACCGATATCACTCTGGTAGGAAAACACCCGATTTATAAATCGGCTGTGGAATTTTCCATTAATCAGTCCGATTATATAACAGCAGTATCCGAAAGCCTGAAGCAAGATACTTATGAGGTTTTCAAAATACGTAAAGAAATTGAAGTTATACCCAATTTTATAGACAACCAGCTGGTAGCTCCTGTTTTACCCTGTACCCGTAAAAATTTTGTAGCAGAAGATGAAAAACTATTAATTCATGTCTCCAATCTTCGTTCAGTCAAACGAATAGATGATGTTATGAAAATTTTTAATCTTGTCCAAAAACAGGTTAAATCCCGGTTACTTATTGTTGGTGAAGGTCCGGAGGCAGAAACCATTGAACACTATACCCATGAGTATCAGCTGGGAGATAAAGTAAAAACATTTGGAAAAATGCTGGATGTACAGTCGGTTTTACAACTTGCCGATTTATTTCTTCTTCCTTCCGAACAGGAAAGTTTCGGTCTGGCTGCCCTGGAGGCTATGGCCTGTGGAATTCCCGTAATTTCCAGCAATGCCGGAGGAATTAAAGAAGTAAACCGGGATGGATTTTCGGGATTTGTCTCCCCGGTCGGTGATGTGGAGGCTATGGCACAAAATGCCATTAAACTTTTATCTCAGCCTTCTTTATTGGAACTTTTTAAAAAACAAGCAAAAGAAGAAGCATTATTATTTGATAAAACGAAAATCCTTCCTTTGTATACACAATTATATAATAAAGCTCTTATTCATTAA
- a CDS encoding tetratricopeptide repeat protein, giving the protein MNSVQLEILKIDKQWYHEVKKNPSIPLFICLGEKHEVDLFDTYFKFQGSEEASTHDIFLVHYQEFQSMETYGSFLAEEWREAYAAWGEQDHAVPVWEEECIPEEKQKSDAYRAVNSLKNLYKIFPELDQKKIFVHLAPLNLRPELAESFGIWIQEWCKLADKNIKLVLTEHHTYRSYKNLPQNRKEFRVEIDLHKLMQNAAEQTNRDKGSTETNFQQQILLASNYLSKGKNKEALTALEKGARIAKQQKLNEAEATARLMMAQVQHVLGNTNEAHVQYKKIIQLAGESFLGIQMNMNYGGFLISISEKSKAVACFEKALEIAEKQNNSFVQIECYRMIGQLKESKLNSESVPYYEKCLEIGRMLPDETLKESSIPYTATLLLKKYGENRQARQLEQEMKTLLGDDWKRLAKTPEIINN; this is encoded by the coding sequence ATGAATTCCGTACAATTGGAGATTCTTAAAATAGATAAACAATGGTATCACGAAGTTAAGAAAAACCCTTCAATTCCCTTGTTTATATGTTTAGGAGAAAAGCATGAGGTAGATTTATTTGATACCTACTTTAAATTTCAGGGCTCAGAAGAAGCTTCTACGCATGATATCTTTTTAGTTCATTACCAGGAATTCCAATCCATGGAAACTTATGGAAGTTTTCTGGCAGAGGAATGGAGAGAAGCTTATGCTGCCTGGGGAGAGCAGGATCATGCAGTTCCAGTATGGGAAGAAGAATGCATACCGGAGGAAAAGCAAAAAAGCGATGCATACCGTGCCGTAAATTCGTTAAAAAATTTATATAAAATATTCCCTGAACTTGATCAGAAGAAAATATTTGTTCACTTAGCACCTTTAAACTTACGTCCTGAATTAGCCGAATCTTTTGGAATATGGATACAGGAATGGTGTAAGCTGGCAGACAAAAATATTAAACTGGTACTAACAGAACATCATACCTACCGGAGTTATAAAAATTTACCTCAAAACAGGAAAGAGTTCCGTGTGGAAATAGATCTGCATAAGCTTATGCAAAATGCGGCAGAACAAACAAATAGAGATAAAGGCAGTACGGAAACAAATTTCCAGCAACAAATACTTCTGGCCAGCAACTATTTAAGCAAAGGAAAAAATAAAGAAGCTTTGACGGCACTGGAAAAAGGAGCAAGAATTGCAAAACAGCAAAAACTAAACGAGGCGGAGGCCACCGCACGATTGATGATGGCTCAGGTACAACATGTTTTGGGAAATACGAATGAAGCTCATGTTCAATATAAAAAAATAATACAGCTTGCAGGTGAAAGCTTTTTAGGTATTCAGATGAATATGAATTATGGAGGATTTCTAATATCCATCTCAGAAAAAAGCAAGGCGGTTGCCTGTTTTGAAAAAGCCCTAGAGATTGCAGAAAAACAGAACAATAGTTTTGTACAAATAGAATGTTACCGAATGATCGGTCAGTTAAAGGAAAGTAAGCTCAATTCAGAATCTGTGCCTTACTATGAAAAATGCTTAGAAATAGGCAGAATGCTACCAGATGAAACTTTAAAAGAAAGTTCCATACCCTATACAGCAACACTTTTACTGAAAAAATACGGAGAAAATCGTCAAGCCCGTCAATTAGAACAGGAAATGAAAACTCTTTTGGGAGATGATTGGAAACGTCTGGCGAAAACTCCGGAGATAATTAATAATTAA
- a CDS encoding type VI secretion system Vgr family protein — translation MSQMDKNSFQAPKASELAKNAADASGVTDKVNQKLTEATAPLSEAAQQAQEAYSQAQSAASEIQQGLSTLSQKYSDIPDSELFKPLNNFTVTPPEVLEKELREEAGKYYAKYGGDIASQLQNSHIVYATIQIGGQDVLKDSHFTLDIHQRMADHDEFMISCYAEAFGDKNAYPMTNSRNLLGKKCTLQFKQFGQSAYVFTGIITEISNKKVDGHNKLFIRGHAPTILLENGQDCESFEDKTLDAIINKATNEYPQDLVAWDLRPNLKDPLKYTVQYRESDWNFVKRLAVRYGEWLYYNGQKIVFGGSGGKTEELVEEQDIYSYELSMRLVPQKFTYVGYDAKQAKNHTVNSDSVPITHQLVNPFQQHAIKASEEVYSKVPLSLYNQSLLEKGEPELKEAVKRQKLSRQNVFFLEAKTNNPNLRLGDIVKMKAWMPGHEIFKNGEVPLESYKVIEISHHQDITEGYYNQLIGVPMDNEVPAYMDENAIPECEEQSAIVTDNNDPEGMSRIRVQFPWQEPTQGQSPWIRVTTPYAGKGKGMHVIPEIGEEVIVSFENGNAEKPVVIGAMFNGEGKSGHGGAGNYMKGLQTASGSHIMFNDNTKSVVLKDPEKTTMSFDGNGNTLLNSSETIILSCGLSTIELRKDGTILINGKDIGVLASTSIAAGVGEGESVTSGIGIEATTLDVGTKTLTMSGETEANLGAPTVNIGGGSETNIVSGKVKLN, via the coding sequence ATGAGTCAGATGGACAAAAATTCCTTCCAGGCTCCCAAGGCATCCGAATTGGCCAAAAATGCAGCCGATGCCAGCGGAGTCACCGATAAGGTAAACCAGAAACTTACCGAAGCCACCGCTCCTTTATCCGAAGCCGCCCAACAAGCCCAAGAGGCTTATTCCCAAGCCCAATCCGCCGCTTCGGAAATACAGCAGGGACTTTCCACCCTTAGCCAGAAATATTCCGATATACCCGATAGTGAACTATTCAAACCCTTAAATAACTTTACAGTCACTCCTCCCGAAGTTCTGGAAAAAGAACTCAGAGAAGAAGCTGGTAAATACTATGCCAAATACGGAGGAGACATAGCCTCCCAGCTGCAGAACTCCCATATCGTATATGCAACGATCCAGATAGGCGGGCAGGACGTACTGAAAGACAGCCATTTTACCCTGGATATCCACCAGCGCATGGCCGACCATGATGAATTTATGATCAGCTGTTATGCCGAAGCCTTCGGAGATAAGAATGCCTATCCGATGACTAATTCACGAAACCTGCTGGGGAAAAAATGTACCCTTCAATTTAAGCAGTTCGGACAGTCAGCCTATGTCTTTACCGGAATCATCACCGAAATATCCAATAAAAAAGTAGACGGGCATAACAAGCTCTTTATCCGGGGTCATGCCCCCACCATCCTGCTGGAAAACGGACAGGACTGTGAGAGCTTTGAAGATAAAACACTGGATGCCATTATAAACAAAGCTACCAATGAGTACCCGCAGGATTTGGTAGCCTGGGACCTGCGTCCTAACCTGAAAGACCCGTTAAAATATACCGTACAATACCGCGAGAGCGACTGGAACTTTGTCAAAAGATTAGCGGTACGCTATGGAGAATGGCTGTATTACAACGGACAAAAAATCGTTTTTGGAGGCAGTGGAGGAAAGACCGAAGAACTGGTGGAAGAACAGGATATTTACAGCTATGAGCTGAGTATGCGACTGGTACCCCAGAAGTTTACCTATGTAGGTTACGATGCCAAACAGGCAAAAAACCATACGGTAAACTCGGACAGTGTGCCCATTACCCACCAGCTGGTGAATCCTTTCCAGCAGCATGCCATCAAAGCCTCTGAAGAAGTCTATTCCAAAGTGCCTTTGTCCCTGTATAACCAGTCCTTATTAGAAAAAGGAGAGCCGGAACTCAAAGAGGCGGTAAAAAGACAGAAGCTGAGCCGCCAGAATGTGTTCTTTCTGGAAGCTAAGACCAATAACCCGAACCTGAGACTGGGGGATATTGTGAAGATGAAAGCCTGGATGCCGGGACATGAGATATTCAAAAACGGGGAAGTTCCGCTGGAATCGTATAAAGTCATAGAAATCAGCCACCATCAGGACATTACCGAAGGATATTACAACCAGCTGATAGGCGTACCGATGGACAATGAAGTGCCAGCCTACATGGATGAAAATGCGATACCGGAGTGCGAAGAACAATCCGCCATAGTAACCGATAACAACGATCCGGAGGGAATGAGCCGTATACGGGTACAATTTCCGTGGCAGGAACCTACCCAGGGACAAAGTCCGTGGATACGGGTAACCACTCCGTATGCAGGAAAAGGCAAAGGAATGCACGTGATACCGGAGATAGGTGAAGAAGTTATTGTAAGCTTTGAGAACGGAAATGCAGAGAAACCGGTAGTTATTGGCGCCATGTTTAACGGAGAAGGAAAGAGCGGACACGGAGGCGCAGGAAATTATATGAAAGGGTTACAAACCGCAAGCGGAAGCCATATCATGTTTAATGATAATACAAAATCCGTGGTATTAAAAGATCCTGAAAAAACAACGATGAGCTTTGACGGAAATGGAAACACCTTATTAAATTCTTCGGAAACTATAATACTAAGCTGTGGTTTATCTACTATTGAACTTCGTAAGGACGGAACTATCTTAATCAATGGAAAAGACATAGGAGTTCTTGCTTCTACCAGTATAGCAGCCGGTGTAGGCGAAGGAGAATCGGTAACATCCGGTATTGGAATAGAAGCTACTACCTTAGACGTTGGTACAAAAACACTTACGATGAGCGGAGAAACAGAAGCTAATTTAGGAGCACCTACTGTAAACATAGGGGGGGGAAGTGAAACCAATATTGTCAGTGGAAAAGTAAAGCTTAACTAA
- a CDS encoding HNH/ENDO VII family nuclease: MDSKSNSIHKIKATKPNMDAQDVAAKYNAGEIPSGKNNPVASAPSNNPVKIKAQAPDVSAANQSVTDRISSSSVNADFKGYAEQAFSKDNALAILDNTVNTASDMVNDPLKFLSGPENENAEVKEAGPMEKEETEPCETNPVKVKATKYKLVSTARQHVSKHFDIVLGIDLHWTVTPLNWIPLPLPHPFIGIVIDPMDYIHFNIPVPQFLQDKFSLPANIPMGGSIYVHGRHKATTTTSVAGVVLPFRHVTELIPVYQIVNKPGAPHDGEVYWGSPTVLGQGSEMSGSDPQQVLTCWCPPMGLRWLPTAPNKPTKNPLAFMSFYSDKLSMYVQINTGNPVLVGGQFKPHKYTATEMLMRFAAMALMKSLTFLTKMGLKKFNHLLQGKFGAKNPISRALCKLGLEPVNFVTGAMSFEWEDFELLGSTSFKWSNIWESDTTYSGMLGNGVSNSYDLFIIPQEQENVVAFHHPGENQTIPIPYIEPGADFEYYRAWKLWQKRPHENCWIIKLNGNTYTYKAFFNPEFGKIFRVETIEYADGGVVRFRYDPRGNVLSEITDRAGRKLLFSHNSEGNRITSVKMHYKDRDEILVRYEYDTRGNLIKVIDPAEKSIDFHYDSHNRVVRRKNRNGMEYSWEYDKEGRVVYTSGKNGFQEGRIQYFPEEGYNEVYYTQKEGKVERYYYDEENRVYKEQNALGGETWYDYTKYNERTMVASPEGKVAGYAYDELGNIKTYQTPDGEQFIYKYDHANRLVYRKEPSGLNETWEYDEEGRLSQWKRLDESLVDYFYEQDQKQPSFSRDSSGLETHWEYNDFGQVITVYNNRGSRQEFRYDSFGRLVSQNRENEAPTVWKRDRMGRVREFTTSGQKPLRIQYDAYDLPVNVSNGSEEWFMEYTPMGSLKKQSRRSAKTLEALSTLKYDYNAYEQLYRIINEKQEEYTFTRDLNDQVIQERDFDGQKKEFIRNRDGEIIRTLLPGGRDIIHEYDAAGRLTYNRYTSGFWESFEYDKTGLLVKADNLMSETEFIRNPFGQIVQEKQGEHLLNYIYDEMGRLTTLKSSLGAEVDYSYGADGNSLAVSASTEETRQHPFSPFWKSEIHWAQDSKQVRRTLPGNMESLMEYDELGRPVSQKVSVDNRTTTLHSENRWKENFKLAETLNRLTGGSVRYDYDAFGSLAAARYEDGTTEYKNPDETGNLYNSTNRKDRTYNRGGKLLKDKDWYYHYNEQGNLRLKSHSSPSFTDGNSGKTGSRFLVDEPSQKSEFTSRFLLPDGEIYSNSYDQKAEIRKYSKWELKAYDKLRNQQEAEEKKNRQKTAPAEWQPGDWEYLWYSNGMLRQVKKPDASLVRFEYDALGRRTAKIVEDKTSGNKIFRYIWEGNVLLHEWSYALEERPKLVSHEDGTIGYDREEPVEDVTTWIYERGSFTPCAKLVGKEKYSIVSDYLGRPLQAYDAQGGKVWEAVYDIYGGLRNIEGGKGFIPFRQAGQYEDVETGLYYNRFRYYSPQTGAYLSKDPIGLAGDNPNAYAYTYDSNTELDPLGLDIFNPIDWTAPSNGTGYTYKVYQQNIDWDMVDPKTGLTNLELATKGNAPIGVDGKPINLHHSKQQAHGPLFEISQTPHQTYGNTNALHPYRVTPNPDGTKYNPYDPVNRKNFGKDRKQYWKDRAKAELEARKIKYK, from the coding sequence ATGGACAGCAAATCAAACTCTATACATAAAATAAAGGCTACCAAGCCCAATATGGATGCACAAGATGTTGCGGCAAAATATAATGCAGGAGAAATTCCCTCCGGTAAAAATAATCCGGTGGCTTCCGCCCCGTCTAACAATCCGGTAAAAATTAAGGCACAGGCACCTGATGTATCAGCTGCAAACCAAAGTGTGACAGACAGGATAAGTTCCAGTTCCGTAAATGCAGATTTTAAAGGATATGCGGAGCAGGCTTTTTCCAAAGACAATGCACTGGCTATTTTGGATAATACAGTAAATACAGCTAGTGACATGGTTAATGACCCGTTAAAATTTTTATCCGGGCCTGAAAATGAAAATGCAGAGGTAAAAGAAGCCGGACCTATGGAAAAAGAAGAAACCGAACCTTGCGAAACCAATCCGGTAAAAGTAAAAGCCACTAAATATAAATTAGTCAGCACCGCACGGCAGCATGTAAGCAAACATTTTGATATTGTTTTAGGTATAGATCTTCACTGGACGGTTACTCCTCTGAACTGGATACCGCTGCCCCTGCCACATCCTTTTATCGGTATCGTTATAGATCCTATGGACTATATTCATTTTAATATTCCGGTACCTCAATTTTTACAGGATAAATTTTCCCTGCCGGCAAATATCCCCATGGGAGGCTCTATTTACGTACACGGACGGCATAAAGCCACCACGACCACCTCTGTGGCGGGAGTGGTACTTCCGTTCAGGCATGTTACGGAACTGATTCCCGTATACCAGATTGTTAACAAGCCGGGAGCTCCGCATGACGGAGAAGTATATTGGGGCTCACCTACAGTATTAGGACAAGGTTCAGAAATGAGCGGTTCAGACCCTCAGCAGGTACTTACCTGCTGGTGTCCCCCGATGGGACTGCGTTGGTTACCAACGGCTCCCAATAAACCGACTAAAAATCCGCTGGCGTTTATGTCTTTTTATAGCGATAAACTAAGTATGTACGTACAGATAAATACAGGAAATCCTGTGTTGGTAGGCGGGCAGTTTAAACCACACAAATATACGGCAACTGAAATGCTGATGCGTTTTGCAGCTATGGCTTTAATGAAAAGCTTAACTTTTCTTACCAAAATGGGGCTTAAAAAGTTTAATCATTTACTACAAGGGAAATTCGGGGCTAAAAACCCTATTTCCAGAGCTTTATGTAAATTAGGACTGGAACCTGTAAATTTTGTAACCGGAGCCATGAGTTTTGAATGGGAAGACTTTGAACTCTTAGGTTCTACTTCTTTCAAGTGGTCTAATATATGGGAAAGTGATACTACCTATTCCGGAATGTTAGGAAATGGAGTTTCTAATAGCTACGATCTTTTTATTATACCTCAGGAACAGGAAAATGTAGTGGCTTTTCACCACCCGGGTGAAAACCAGACCATTCCCATTCCTTATATAGAACCGGGCGCTGATTTTGAATATTACCGTGCCTGGAAACTATGGCAAAAAAGGCCTCATGAAAATTGCTGGATCATAAAGCTTAATGGTAACACCTATACCTATAAGGCATTTTTTAATCCGGAATTCGGAAAAATATTCAGAGTAGAAACGATAGAATATGCAGATGGAGGAGTAGTAAGGTTCCGTTACGATCCGAGAGGAAATGTACTTTCCGAAATTACTGACCGGGCAGGAAGAAAACTTTTATTCAGCCATAATTCCGAAGGAAACCGCATAACTTCCGTAAAAATGCACTATAAAGATAGGGATGAAATCTTAGTGCGTTATGAATACGATACCCGTGGAAATCTTATCAAAGTGATTGATCCGGCAGAGAAAAGCATAGACTTTCATTACGATTCACACAACCGAGTAGTACGAAGAAAAAACCGGAACGGTATGGAATATTCTTGGGAATATGATAAAGAAGGCCGAGTGGTCTATACCTCCGGAAAAAACGGATTTCAGGAAGGTCGCATTCAGTATTTCCCGGAAGAAGGATACAATGAAGTATACTATACCCAAAAAGAAGGAAAGGTGGAACGCTACTATTACGATGAAGAAAACAGGGTTTATAAAGAACAAAATGCTCTGGGAGGAGAAACCTGGTACGACTATACCAAGTATAATGAACGCACTATGGTAGCCAGTCCCGAAGGAAAGGTGGCAGGCTATGCATATGACGAACTGGGAAATATAAAAACCTATCAGACACCTGACGGTGAGCAGTTTATTTATAAATACGACCATGCCAACCGCCTGGTATATCGCAAAGAACCTTCCGGACTCAATGAGACCTGGGAATATGATGAGGAGGGGCGTTTATCTCAGTGGAAACGTTTAGATGAGAGTTTAGTAGATTATTTCTATGAACAGGACCAGAAACAGCCATCTTTTTCACGTGACAGCAGCGGGCTGGAAACCCATTGGGAATATAACGACTTCGGGCAGGTGATTACCGTATACAATAACCGCGGTTCCCGACAAGAATTCCGGTACGACTCTTTCGGGAGGCTGGTATCCCAGAACCGTGAAAACGAAGCCCCTACCGTATGGAAGCGCGACCGCATGGGGCGGGTACGCGAGTTTACTACCAGCGGACAAAAACCCTTACGCATCCAATACGATGCTTATGACCTTCCGGTAAATGTGAGTAACGGTTCTGAAGAATGGTTTATGGAATATACCCCTATGGGGAGCTTGAAAAAACAATCCCGCCGAAGTGCCAAAACACTCGAGGCTCTATCTACCCTCAAGTATGATTACAATGCCTACGAACAGCTTTACCGGATTATCAATGAAAAACAAGAAGAATATACCTTTACCCGCGATTTGAACGATCAGGTTATTCAGGAACGCGACTTTGACGGGCAAAAGAAAGAATTTATACGAAACAGAGACGGAGAAATTATCCGGACCCTTTTGCCCGGAGGACGGGATATTATCCATGAGTATGATGCTGCCGGCCGGCTTACCTATAACCGATATACCAGCGGATTCTGGGAATCTTTTGAATACGATAAAACCGGACTTCTGGTAAAGGCAGACAATCTGATGAGCGAAACCGAGTTTATCCGCAATCCGTTTGGGCAGATTGTTCAGGAAAAACAAGGCGAGCATTTGCTCAACTATATTTACGATGAAATGGGAAGGCTTACCACCCTGAAAAGCTCCTTAGGGGCCGAGGTAGATTATAGCTATGGGGCGGATGGAAACTCTCTGGCCGTATCGGCCTCAACCGAAGAAACCCGCCAGCATCCGTTTTCTCCTTTCTGGAAATCCGAAATCCATTGGGCCCAGGACAGCAAGCAGGTACGTCGTACCCTGCCCGGAAACATGGAATCGCTCATGGAATATGATGAGCTGGGAAGACCTGTAAGCCAAAAAGTATCCGTTGATAACCGTACCACAACCCTGCATAGCGAAAACCGCTGGAAAGAGAACTTTAAACTGGCAGAGACCCTGAACCGTTTAACGGGAGGAAGCGTACGCTACGATTACGATGCCTTCGGAAGCCTTGCTGCCGCCCGATACGAAGACGGAACCACCGAATATAAAAATCCGGATGAAACCGGAAACCTGTATAATTCCACCAACCGGAAAGACCGAACCTACAATAGAGGCGGAAAGCTCCTCAAAGATAAAGACTGGTATTACCACTACAACGAACAGGGCAACCTTCGTCTCAAAAGTCATTCTTCCCCTTCTTTTACTGACGGAAACAGCGGAAAGACAGGCTCCCGGTTCCTGGTGGATGAACCCAGTCAGAAAAGTGAGTTTACTTCCCGGTTTTTATTACCCGACGGAGAAATCTATTCTAATTCCTATGACCAGAAAGCTGAAATACGCAAGTATAGCAAATGGGAATTGAAAGCCTACGACAAATTACGAAACCAACAGGAGGCGGAAGAAAAAAAGAACCGGCAGAAAACTGCACCGGCTGAGTGGCAGCCCGGAGACTGGGAATATCTCTGGTACTCCAACGGAATGCTCCGGCAGGTGAAAAAGCCCGATGCCAGCCTGGTTCGTTTTGAATACGATGCCCTGGGCAGGCGTACGGCAAAAATTGTAGAAGATAAAACTTCGGGAAATAAAATATTTCGTTATATTTGGGAGGGAAATGTTCTCTTACATGAATGGAGCTATGCACTGGAAGAACGTCCTAAACTGGTATCCCATGAAGACGGCACTATAGGCTATGACCGGGAAGAGCCGGTGGAAGACGTAACCACCTGGATATACGAACGGGGAAGTTTTACCCCTTGTGCCAAGCTGGTAGGCAAAGAGAAGTATTCCATAGTCAGTGATTATTTGGGCCGACCGTTACAAGCTTATGATGCACAGGGCGGAAAAGTATGGGAAGCAGTCTATGATATTTATGGAGGTCTTAGAAATATAGAAGGAGGAAAAGGATTTATTCCGTTTAGACAGGCAGGTCAGTATGAAGATGTAGAAACTGGCTTATATTATAACCGTTTTCGTTACTACTCTCCTCAAACCGGCGCCTACCTCTCCAAAGACCCTATTGGACTTGCCGGGGATAACCCGAACGCGTATGCGTATACGTATGACTCGAACACGGAGTTAGATCCGTTGGGGTTGGATATTTTTAATCCTATTGATTGGACAGCACCTAGTAATGGAACAGGATATACATATAAAGTATACCAACAAAATATTGATTGGGATATGGTTGATCCTAAAACAGGGCTAACAAATCTAGAGTTAGCTACAAAAGGTAATGCTCCAATTGGGGTAGATGGTAAGCCTATAAATCTTCATCATTCTAAACAGCAGGCACATGGCCCATTATTTGAAATTTCCCAGACGCCACATCAGACATACGGAAATACAAATGCTCTACATCCTTATAGAGTAACTCCTAATCCTGATGGAACTAAATACAATCCATATGATCCTGTGAATAGAAAAAATTTCGGGAAAGATCGAAAACAATATTGGAAAGATCGAGCTAAAGCTGAATTAGAAGCAAGAAAAATTAAATATAAATAA
- a CDS encoding alpha/beta hydrolase, with translation MVHYLLREPKSATETPSLILLLHGYGSNEQDLFSFAEELPDDAYVISLRAVRETPMGGFSWYDLDFSGGARMTDVQQAVESQEIIIQFITQVHEKFPFDKNSITLLGFSQGAILSFSLALHHPQTFKKVLCLSGYPDPELLKDIDMGTDFSQLEFFISHGKEDPVIPIQWARQFKPICEELDLDFEYHEYEQGHGINAENYYDLLNFLQ, from the coding sequence ATGGTACATTATTTACTCAGAGAACCTAAATCGGCTACGGAAACTCCTTCATTAATCTTATTATTACACGGCTATGGAAGCAATGAGCAGGATTTGTTCAGTTTTGCAGAGGAATTGCCGGATGATGCGTACGTCATAAGCCTGAGAGCTGTAAGGGAAACCCCGATGGGAGGATTTTCATGGTACGATTTGGATTTTTCAGGAGGTGCCCGAATGACGGATGTTCAACAGGCGGTTGAATCTCAAGAAATAATCATCCAATTTATTACTCAGGTTCATGAAAAGTTTCCTTTTGATAAAAACTCAATCACACTGTTAGGGTTCAGCCAGGGGGCTATTTTATCCTTTTCTCTGGCCCTGCACCATCCTCAAACCTTTAAAAAGGTTCTTTGTTTAAGCGGGTACCCTGATCCGGAGTTATTAAAAGATATTGATATGGGAACAGATTTTTCCCAGCTGGAATTCTTTATATCTCATGGAAAAGAAGATCCTGTCATTCCTATTCAGTGGGCAAGACAGTTTAAGCCTATCTGCGAAGAACTGGATTTGGATTTTGAGTACCATGAATACGAACAGGGACACGGAATTAATGCAGAAAACTATTACGATTTACTGAACTTTTTACAATAA